TTTCtgtatcatcatcatcatgatcaaCCACTTTTTGCATTGAAGTTGAAGGCTCCTGCATGTAATTATAGCCATGGCCATGATCATGAGTTTGAGGGTAGAACTCAGCCACGTTCATGTTGTAGCTTAGAGCAGCCCCTGAAGAAAGACACTGGTATTGCCTGCGAGTCTTGCGTTTCTTGATTGCTTTGTAAACCAGAGGCAGAAGACCCTCCATCTATATGCTACCTTCTTGTCTTGGTTCCTTTGTGAGGCCAAAAGGGTATATAAATATAGAGAGAAAAGCAGAAAATGGAGAATTTAGCAATTGGTATTCTATAGATCTATGATGCGTTAGGTATAGGTTtcggttttatatatatatatgctggcCTTGCTAGAAGAGCATGTAAcacaattaataataatgagtTTTGACTCGACAGGCATGCAAGACCAAGGCATGCCAATCATAGAACTATCCAAATGCTGTTCGAGGAGGAAACTAatgcctaattttttttttttcacagcaATTTGACTTTTT
This genomic interval from Glycine max cultivar Williams 82 chromosome 5, Glycine_max_v4.0, whole genome shotgun sequence contains the following:
- the LOC100305729 gene encoding uncharacterized protein LOC100305729, translated to MEGLLPLVYKAIKKRKTRRQYQCLSSGAALSYNMNVAEFYPQTHDHGHGYNYMQEPSTSMQKVVDHDDDDTENIGYLRYNSVREFSNGFSSPHQQRTCAADSPDSKQLVRFRSQKLFSCLAG